The following are encoded together in the Ovis canadensis isolate MfBH-ARS-UI-01 breed Bighorn chromosome 2, ARS-UI_OviCan_v2, whole genome shotgun sequence genome:
- the SPATA31G1 gene encoding spermatogenesis-associated protein 31G1 has protein sequence MEWLPEDLRGSEGVIGLLWNQLTYALACRHCGSSCLQSPGNLIILFLFMGLPLLYHVAFLDRLWKQKSEEEEEAFLDPLKTRSLLKEAPIGEQVTTAPSQPFYNSEGLHKAAGTLEQGLMQAPNPPRSFPTFQILTNLPVRHTTTSGGCSQERKSQFFWGLPSLHSESLEAIFLSSGGLSPLKLSVSTSVFFNKLAFLPRSPVLLLPRYGFPTPLPTQEAHTAEGLERMASDPQQLPSPSSPPVSSLPLHPNPFPMDHNTVLSGTEANTQWLTRQKEIPWVSGDQALHQQPNFQRTRPSKLFNSSEVWWKCQPSALPHIPCQNSWEADS, from the exons ATGGAATGGTTGCCAGAGGACCTGCGTGGGTCTGAGGGAGtcatagggcttctctggaaCCAGCTGACTTATGCCCTAGCCTGCAGACACTGTGGCAGCAGCTGCCTCCAGAGTCCAGGGAATCTGATAATACTGTTTTTGTTCATG GGCCTACCACTTCTGTACCATGTGGCTTTCCTTGATCGCCTGTGGAAGCAGAagtcagaggaggaagaggaggcattTCTGGATCCACTGAAGACACGTTCTCTTCTTAAAGAAGCTCCTATTGGAGAGCAAGTCACTACAGCCCCATCTCAGCCATTTTATAATTCTGAAGGCCTCCACAAGGCCGCTGGCACACTAGAGCAAGGACTCATGCAGGCCCCAAACCCTCCTCGATCCTTCCCCACCTTTCAGATCTTGACCAACCTGCCTGTGAGGCACACGACAACATCAGGGGGCTGCTCACAGGAGAGAAAAAGCCAGTTCTTCTGGGGTCTGCCCTCTCTGCACAGTGAGTCCTTGGAGGCCATCTTCCTGAGCTCAGGTGGCCTCTCTCCCTTGAAGCTATCTGTTAGTACCTCTGTCTTCTTTAACAAGCTTGCCTTCCTGCCTAGATCCCCAGTATTACTGCTTCCCCGGTATGGCTTCCCAACCCCACttcccacccaggaagcccatactGCAGAGGGTCTGGAAAGGATGGCCTCTGATCCTCAGCAACTTCCCTCTCCATCTTCCCCTCCTGTCTCATCACTTCCCCTTCATCCTAACCCCTTTCCCATGGACCATAATACAGTCCTATCTGGCACTGAGGCAAATACACAGTGGCTTACACGGCAGAAAGAGATCCCTTGGGTCTCCGGGGATCAAGCTCTGCACCAACAGCCTAACTTTCAAAGAACCAGACCCTCCAAGCTCTTCAATTCATCTGAGGTCTGGTGGAAG TGTCAGCCTTCTGCCCTTCCCCACATCCCCTGCCAGAACTCCTGGGAGGCAGACTCCTGA